The DNA segment TCACCAGAAAATCACGGTCATCCTGCTTGCGGCGAAACGGTACGTCTTCTCGTGGCGGGGCGTCGGACAGTGCCTGCTGCCAGTCGATGTTCAGCGCGAGTTTTTCCAGTTCATCGATTTTGTAGCCCGAGGCGTACAGGCCGCCGACCACTGCGCCCATGCTGGTGCCGGCGATCGCGTCGATCTTGATGCCTTGTTCCTCGAGGGCCTTGAGCACGCCGATGTGCGCCAGGCCACGGGCGGCGCCACCGGACAGCACCAGGCCGACTTTGGGGCGGGGCGCTTCGGCGGCATGAACGCTGACATCAATAAAGAACGGCAGAAAGCCAAACAACAGGCAGAACAGCAAACGGCGCATGGTGAGTCTCGGGGCAAGCGATAAAGCCGGCTATTATAGCGGCGCCCTCTGTCTCAGGAGTTTCAGCGAACATGCGCGTCGCCAAAGCGGAAATCGTCATCACTTATTGCACCCAATGCCAGTGGCTGCTGCGCGCCGCGTGGCTGGCGCAGGAGTTGCTCAGCACCTTCGGCGACGACCTCGGCAAGGTCTCGCTGGTGCCGGGCACTGGCGGGGTGTTTCACATCAGCTGCGACGAAGTGCAGATCTGGGAGCGCAAGGCCGATGGCGGTTTTCCCGAGGCCAAGGTGCTCAAGCAGCGAGTCCGCGATCAGATCGACCCCGAGCGCGACCTCGGCCACAACGACCGCACTCAGTGAGACGCGGCTTCGGCAGCGACGGTTTTCTTTTCGGCGCTGCCTGACATCCGCGCCGAGACCACAATGGCGACGATGATCAGCGCGCCGCCGATCAGCATGCGCACGGTCGGGTTTTCATCGAACAGCAACCAGGCGATGGTGATGCCGTAAACCGGCTCCATGGCGAATACCACCGCGGCGGTGCGCGCCTTGATCACCGCGAGGCTGGCGACGAACAGGCTGTGGGCGACGCCGGTGCAGAACACCCCGAGCAGGCCGATCCACAGCCAGTCCAGGGCACGCACTTCGCTTAGCTGCGGGGCGGCGACCGGCAGCAGACACAGCGCGACCACCACGTTCTGGCACAGCGCGGCCTGCACCGCCGGGATGCGTCCGGAGCTGGCGCGGTTGGTCAGCGACAGCAGGGCGAACAGCAAGCCCGACAGCACCGCCCAGAGCAGCCCGGTGGTGGCGCCGCTGGCAAGGTCGAACGCCGGGGTCACCAGCACCAGACCGACACTGACCAGCACCACCAGCACGATTTCATTGGCGCGGATGCGTTCGCGGAAAATCAGCCCTTCGAGAATCACGGTGAACGCCGGGAAGCTGGCAAAACCCAAGGTCG comes from the Pseudomonas sp. RSB 5.4 genome and includes:
- a CDS encoding DMT family transporter — translated: MTPRTALGALHIGALMFGLTGVFGKLAAASPAVIVFGRAAFAVLALAFFARFASQNGWQKLQAVDWRRLVLSGVLLAGHWVSFFIAVKVAGVAIATLGFASFPAFTVILEGLIFRERIRANEIVLVVLVSVGLVLVTPAFDLASGATTGLLWAVLSGLLFALLSLTNRASSGRIPAVQAALCQNVVVALCLLPVAAPQLSEVRALDWLWIGLLGVFCTGVAHSLFVASLAVIKARTAAVVFAMEPVYGITIAWLLFDENPTVRMLIGGALIIVAIVVSARMSGSAEKKTVAAEAASH
- a CDS encoding SelT/SelW/SelH family protein produces the protein MRVAKAEIVITYCTQCQWLLRAAWLAQELLSTFGDDLGKVSLVPGTGGVFHISCDEVQIWERKADGGFPEAKVLKQRVRDQIDPERDLGHNDRTQ